The following proteins are co-located in the Candidatus Methylomirabilis sp. genome:
- the moaA gene encoding GTP 3',8-cyclase MoaA translates to MNHHTEHPPTFLDTLSRPLRSLRLSVTDRCNLRCQYCMPEEEYVWLPRKEILTLEEVSGLVDIFAELGVDKVRLTGGEPLVRRDLAALVKMIAHNQRIKDLAITTNGVLLAESAQSLYDAGLHRVTVSLDTLRPDRFTALTRRDFHDKVLDGIKAAGQVGFTGLKIDTVVMRGVNEDELIDLLEFGRQISAEVRFIEYMDVGGATLWSMNRVFSRAQILEVLTRRYGHIEPVAPVSAAPADRFVLPDGTVFGIVASTTTPFCRTCDRSRLTADGTWYLCLYAQHGIDLRSPLRAGVSKAELISTIVSGWTRRSDRGAEERKEMRSREVLIPVERLRADPHLEMHTRGG, encoded by the coding sequence ATACCGAACACCCCCCAACGTTTCTTGACACATTGAGCAGGCCTCTTCGCAGTCTGCGCCTGTCGGTCACCGACAGGTGCAACCTGCGCTGTCAGTACTGTATGCCTGAGGAGGAATACGTCTGGCTTCCGCGCAAGGAGATCCTGACGTTGGAAGAGGTGAGCGGCCTGGTGGATATCTTTGCAGAGCTGGGCGTTGACAAGGTTCGCCTTACGGGAGGCGAGCCACTCGTCCGCAGAGACCTTGCGGCTTTGGTCAAGATGATTGCACATAACCAGCGGATCAAGGATCTTGCCATCACGACTAACGGAGTCTTATTAGCTGAATCCGCGCAGTCGCTGTATGACGCCGGCTTGCACCGCGTGACTGTGAGCCTGGATACCCTTCGTCCCGATCGTTTCACGGCGCTGACACGAAGAGACTTTCACGATAAGGTGCTGGATGGGATCAAGGCTGCGGGGCAGGTCGGCTTCACGGGATTGAAGATTGATACCGTGGTCATGCGGGGGGTCAACGAAGACGAACTCATTGATCTGCTGGAGTTTGGCAGGCAGATCAGCGCCGAGGTCCGCTTCATCGAGTACATGGATGTGGGCGGGGCGACCCTGTGGTCGATGAATAGGGTCTTCTCCAGGGCTCAGATCCTTGAGGTTCTCACGCGACGGTACGGCCACATTGAACCTGTCGCTCCAGTGAGCGCTGCGCCTGCCGATCGGTTCGTCCTGCCGGATGGGACAGTGTTCGGCATCGTCGCGTCTACAACGACGCCGTTCTGCCGTACCTGCGACAGGAGTCGGCTCACCGCTGATGGGACGTGGTACTTGTGCCTGTACGCCCAACACGGGATCGACCTGCGGTCGCCGCTGAGGGCGGGGGTCTCGAAAGCGGAACTCATCTCCACGATCGTCTCGGGATGGACTAGGCGAAGCGATCGCGGCGCGGAAGAGCGGAAAGAGATGCGGTCTAGAGAGGTGTTGATTCCGGTGGAGAGGCTTAGAGCAGACCCCCATCTTGAAATGCATACAAGGGGAGGATAG